From the genome of uncultured Bacteroides sp.:
ACTTTTCTTGTAGGTGTATGGGGAATGAACTTTAAAATAATGCCGGAACTTGACTGGAAATATGGCTATCTGATTGCATGGATCGTTATGTTTGTAGTAGGCGTAATTGCCTATCTGTTCCTAAAAAAGAAAAAATGGTATTAGTATATAACACAATAGATTTAATCTAAATGAAGTCAATTAAAGAATTATACAGAATAGGAAGCGGTCCTTCAAGCAGTCACACAATGGGACCAAAGAAAGCAGCCGAACTATTTCTGTCGCGCCATCCAGAAGCAACATCATTCAATGTAACGCTCTATGGAAGTCTGGCAGCAACGGGCAAAGGTCACTTTACAGACGTAGCTATTATCAGCATACTCGAACCGCATGCTTCTGTAACTATCATCTGGCAACCTAAAATTTTCCTGCCATTCCACCCCAATGGAATGACTTTCGAAGCGTTCGATAATGAAGGAAAAGAGCTGGAAAATTGGACGGTATATAGTATTGGCGGAGGCGCGCTGTCTACTGAAGAAGGTCCGATTGGCGGAGATAACAGAGAAATATATGGCATGAACAGTATGCAGGAAATTCTAGACTGGTGTCAAATCAGCGGAAAGAGCTACTGGGAATATGTTCAGGAATGTGAAGATAGTGATATATGGGATTATCTGGCAGAAGTATGGGCTACAATGAAGGCTAGCATTAAACGAGGCTTGGAACAGGAAGGCGTTTTACCTGGTCCTTTAAACCTGAGAAGAAAAGCAGCAACTTATTTCATTCGTTCCAGCGGATATAAACAATCCTTAAGATCAAGAGGATTGGTATTTGCTTATGCCTTGGCAGTAAGTGAAGAGAATGCCTCTGGAGGAGAAATTGTTACTGCACCTACGTGTGGATCGTGTGGCGTTGTTCCGGCTGTATTATATCATTTACAGGAAAGCCGGGAATTTAGTGATGCAAGAATTCATCGCGCACTGGCTACCGCTGGCTTAATAGGAAATATTGTTAAGACCAACGCTTCAATATCCGGAGCCGAAGTTGGATGCCAAGGAGAAGTTGGCGTAGCATGTGCTATGGCTTCGGCAGCAGCCAATCAGCTATTTGGAGGAAGTCCGGCGCAAATAGAATACGCAGCGGAAATGGGACTGGAACATCACCTTGGTATGACATGCGACCCAGTCTGCGGATTGGTTCAAATTCCATGCATAGAAAGAAATGCTTATGCAGCGGCACGTGCACTCGATGCTAATCTATTCTCTTCATACACCGACGGTATTCACAGAGTTTCTTTCGACAAAGTGGTTCAGGTAATGAAACAAACCGGGCACGATTTACCTTCCCTATATAAAGAAACCGGAGAAGGAGGATTGGCTAAAGATTATAAGCAGATGTAATTAATATAAGCAAAAAAAGAACGGGCACATTAGTATGATTCTAACGTGCCCGTTCTTTTTTATAGTTATTCAATGAATAACCAATATCGTCATGTTAATTAAGAATTAGCATCTTCATCTTTTGATTTCTTACGTTTACGTTTCTTCTTTCCTGGATTATCATCTCCATAACCGTAACCATAGCCATAGCCGTAACCATAGCCGTAACCATAGCCATAACCTTTTCTAGTAATATCAATGCCATTGACTACTAAAGACATATTCTTTAGCTTCTTTTGTGCCATTACATCATTGCAATACTTAAGAGCAGCTTTGTTGGTCCAATTCACACGGCAAACATATGCAGTAGCATCAACCACACGATTAAGAATAAACGTATCTGTTACAAGACCAATTGGGGCAGAGTCTACTATAATATAATCAAAATTCTCACGGAAATACTCAAAGGCTTTATCCAAAGAATCTTTTACTAATTGCTCTGAAGGATTAGGTGGAACCGGACCTGCAGGCAACGCAAAAAGATTTGGGTTAATTCCAGATGGAACAATCAAGCTATCTAAATCGTCTTCAAATCCAGATAAATAATTTGTAATACCTTTCTTTACATCCAAATTAAGATATTCGGCCATACGAGGTTTTCTGATATCCAAACCAATAATCAGCACTTTCTTATTTAAAAGAGCCAAACTGATTGCAGAATTCAAACTCACGAAGCTCTTTCCTTCTCCTCCCATAGTAGAAGTAAACAATATAACCTTTTTATCTACCCCCAACAAAAACAGCAAATTAGTACGAAGCACACGAAAAGCTTCAGCAATAGAACTGTTATCATTCTCTCTGACAGCAATGTTAGTTTCTGCCTCATGAGTCGGTATTTCAGCAAGAAATGGTAACTTATTTAGTTTATCAACATCTGCTCGTGAACGAATTTTATATTGGAATAAATCACAAACATAAATAATTACAACAGGAATAACTATACCAAGAATAAATGCAACTAAATAAATAATAGAACTTTTTGGCGAAACAGGAGTACCTGATGCAAGTGGTTCATCAATCATTTTTGCACTATTAGCAGTTGCAGCCAAAGAAAGATTATTCTCTTCACGCTTTTGAAGCAACATTTCAAACAAGCTAGCTTTAATTTGCTGTTGGCGAGAAAGTTCAGTAAAGACACGCTCCTGAGTTGGAGCATTCCCTATTTGATTATTAAACAATTTAGTTTGTCGATTTACATCATTTTTTGCAATAGCCAATCCATTGTGTACACTCCCAATAGCTGCTGTTACATTACCACGTAAAGCATCTATTTTTCCATTAAGAGCAAGAACTGTTGGATTATTTTCCGAAGCTGTACGCAACAAACGTTCGCGTTCCAATAATGATTTATTATACTCATTAATAGTAGCAATCAATGTAGGATCTTCAAGACCAACATTACTAGGAACCAATGAATATCTGTTTGCTCTGTTTGAAATATGCTTTTGCAAATAGTTAACAAGATTTAGCTGAGTTTCAGCTTCAACCAACTTTTTCTCGTATTCGCTACTTGTTTGCAAAGATAATTGAGCATCAGTTTGCAAATCTGTCATTTTCTGACTGCGCTTATACTGCTCTACATTCTTCTCTGCTGAGCCAAGTTCTTTATCTATAATAGCAATACGATCATCTATAAACAGTTTTGTATTTAATGCGACTTTATTTTTATCAGCCATCGCATCAAGGTTATACACATCAACTAGCTTAGCTAAAAAGTCTTCTCCACGTTTACGATTCGTTTCTGACAATGAAAGGTTCACAACCGATGTTGTTTTAGAGGTTGGAGCAATAGCAAGTCTACCCAAATAACTTTTTGCTACACTTATCGGTCTATTAATGGTTACTTCAATTTCTTTATTAACAATAGTTGGAATATTAGGACGATAAGAAATTGTCAAGTCTCCAACTGATGTTCTCAATATTGAAGGAAGAGTAGATAACGTTTGACTAATTTCTTCCTGATTAACAAGTCCCTTAACCAGAATACTTCTATCTGGATTAATTGTTAGATTCAAGACAACTCCAGAAGACAGTGTATCTAAAGCTTGTTGGTCCATTCTTACCTCTAAAGGACTATTCAAGTAAAGTTCAGAAGAAGATATAGCCCCTTTTAGTCTATAAGATGTATGTAACCCTAAAGCGTTAACAACAGACTTTATTGTAGATTTTGACTTTAAAACTTCTATTTCATTATCAACATTATTAGAACCACCTAATAATCCCATTCCTTCAAAAACAGAAAGTTCGCTAGTGCCATTTCCTCCTTTCTTATCATCTTTGATAATGATGGCAGCAGAAACATTATAAACCGGAGTAGCATATCTTAAGTAAAGAAAAGCAATTGCTAAACAAACAATGATTGAAATTAAAAACCATTTCCAATACGATAGGTATTTGAAAATGATCTCTTGAATATTAATTTCCTCAGATTGATTTTCGTCACCTACTTTATTAAATTCTTCAGACATAAAACTTTTATATTTATTAGCTTATTATATTATACATTATTTAAGAATAGTAACTATCAATCCGGCTAATGAAACTAGTATTGAAGTCGTGGATATTAAAATGCTTGTCATAGAACCAATATCAGATCCTTGAGCTTTGGCTTTATTGGGTTGTATATATACAACATCATTCTGTTGCAGATAGAAATATGGGGAAAATATTATGTTTTTATCATTCAAGCTAAGCACAACAACTTTTTTCTGTCCATCTTCCATCTCACGGATAATCTTAACATTATCTCTTTTACCATATACGGTAAGATCTCCAGCTAAAGCCAATGCTTCAAATATATTTATTTTTTCATTTTCTACAGTATAAGTATTGGGACGATTAACTTCACCAATTACCGATACTTTATAGTTTGTTAGACGAACAGTAACTATTGGATCTTCTTTTAAATACTCTTTTAATTTGGATTTTAGTAAGTTTTCAGCTTCAGTCTTAGTTAATCCACTTAATTTCATTAGTCCAAGAACCGGGAAATTAACTTTACCGTCATTATCTACCAAATATGTTTGCATTGCAGGCTGAGTTGTAATATTCTTAGCAGCAGAAATTGGAGATGGAACTGTTAGATTAAATGGATAAGCATCTTCCGGATTAGTTATAGTACTAACTGTTA
Proteins encoded in this window:
- a CDS encoding polysaccharide biosynthesis tyrosine autokinase, whose translation is MSEEFNKVGDENQSEEINIQEIIFKYLSYWKWFLISIIVCLAIAFLYLRYATPVYNVSAAIIIKDDKKGGNGTSELSVFEGMGLLGGSNNVDNEIEVLKSKSTIKSVVNALGLHTSYRLKGAISSSELYLNSPLEVRMDQQALDTLSSGVVLNLTINPDRSILVKGLVNQEEISQTLSTLPSILRTSVGDLTISYRPNIPTIVNKEIEVTINRPISVAKSYLGRLAIAPTSKTTSVVNLSLSETNRKRGEDFLAKLVDVYNLDAMADKNKVALNTKLFIDDRIAIIDKELGSAEKNVEQYKRSQKMTDLQTDAQLSLQTSSEYEKKLVEAETQLNLVNYLQKHISNRANRYSLVPSNVGLEDPTLIATINEYNKSLLERERLLRTASENNPTVLALNGKIDALRGNVTAAIGSVHNGLAIAKNDVNRQTKLFNNQIGNAPTQERVFTELSRQQQIKASLFEMLLQKREENNLSLAATANSAKMIDEPLASGTPVSPKSSIIYLVAFILGIVIPVVIIYVCDLFQYKIRSRADVDKLNKLPFLAEIPTHEAETNIAVRENDNSSIAEAFRVLRTNLLFLLGVDKKVILFTSTMGGEGKSFVSLNSAISLALLNKKVLIIGLDIRKPRMAEYLNLDVKKGITNYLSGFEDDLDSLIVPSGINPNLFALPAGPVPPNPSEQLVKDSLDKAFEYFRENFDYIIVDSAPIGLVTDTFILNRVVDATAYVCRVNWTNKAALKYCNDVMAQKKLKNMSLVVNGIDITRKGYGYGYGYGYGYGYGYGYGDDNPGKKKRKRKKSKDEDANS
- a CDS encoding L-serine ammonia-lyase, whose product is MKSIKELYRIGSGPSSSHTMGPKKAAELFLSRHPEATSFNVTLYGSLAATGKGHFTDVAIISILEPHASVTIIWQPKIFLPFHPNGMTFEAFDNEGKELENWTVYSIGGGALSTEEGPIGGDNREIYGMNSMQEILDWCQISGKSYWEYVQECEDSDIWDYLAEVWATMKASIKRGLEQEGVLPGPLNLRRKAATYFIRSSGYKQSLRSRGLVFAYALAVSEENASGGEIVTAPTCGSCGVVPAVLYHLQESREFSDARIHRALATAGLIGNIVKTNASISGAEVGCQGEVGVACAMASAAANQLFGGSPAQIEYAAEMGLEHHLGMTCDPVCGLVQIPCIERNAYAAARALDANLFSSYTDGIHRVSFDKVVQVMKQTGHDLPSLYKETGEGGLAKDYKQM
- a CDS encoding polysaccharide biosynthesis/export family protein, which translates into the protein MNQRNYIFLLLLAIVCFSSCSSYKNVPYLKESEKFTAEDYAKSAVLYDARIMPKDLLTITVSTITNPEDAYPFNLTVPSPISAAKNITTQPAMQTYLVDNDGKVNFPVLGLMKLSGLTKTEAENLLKSKLKEYLKEDPIVTVRLTNYKVSVIGEVNRPNTYTVENEKINIFEALALAGDLTVYGKRDNVKIIREMEDGQKKVVVLSLNDKNIIFSPYFYLQQNDVVYIQPNKAKAQGSDIGSMTSILISTTSILVSLAGLIVTILK